GGCAATGCTCTGTACTGGTTCATATTTTTGCTATTTTTGATCCCAATTTTAGATACTTTGGGATTGCAACAAGCATTACGTCCAGTAGAAGTACTAGTAACAGAGATTATTGCAATTTTACCGAACATCCTGGGAGCGGTGCTAATTGCAGTAGCCGGCTGGTTTGTGGCGAATATAGTACGGCGCATTGTTACAAATTTGCTGGCAACAACAGGAATCGACAATTTAGGAAGTCGATTTGGACTTTCACGCACTGCCACAGTGCAATCTCTTTCCTCAATTATCGGTACGATTGTCTATGTCTTGATTTTAATTCCTGTGGCGATCGCGGCGTTGAATACCTTACGCATTGAAGCGATTTCGGTACCAGCGATCGCAATGTTGCAGCAAATTCTCAATGCACTTCCCGCCATCTTCACAGCCATCGCAATTTTAATTATTGCTTATTTTGTTGGACGGTTTTTGGCGGATCTTGCCACCAGCATTCTGACAAGTATAGGCTTTAATAACATTTTCTCGATTTTGGGTTTTCCATCACCCACCAGAAGAGTTGTTATTTCAGCAGAAGAACCAACAACACCAACTGCAACCACTCGTACCCCATCAGAAATTGCGGGTATTGTCGTATTAGTTGGTATTATGCTGTTTGCAACTGTGGCAGCAGTAAATATCCTCAATATTCCAGCGCTGACTGTACTAGTGACAGGTATTGTTATTGTTCTGGGGCGGATTTTGGCAGGATTGATAGTATTTGCAATTGGTTTGTTCCTCGCGAATCTTGCCTTTAGTATTATTACCAGTTCCGGCAATGCCCAAGCTAGAATTTTAGGACAAATCACGCGAATTGCCATTATTATCTTGGTTTCGGCAATGGCATTACAACAAATTGGTGTCGCTCCTGATATTGTTAACTTAGCCTTTGGATTGCTATTGGGTGCGATCGCTGTTGCTATTGCTCTTTCCTTTGGTTTGGGTACTCGTGATATTGCCAACCAGCAAGTTAGAGAATGGCTGGATTCTTTCAAAAACAGAGGTTAAATCTAGTAACTGTCTATTACTTCTAGCGCTAATATTTCAGTAGGGACGCAAAATTTTGCGCCCCTATTTTTATTTTTCAATGGCGATCACGCTCTAAATAGTGAATAACTTTTTCGAGATACCAATTCCCAACATGGGGCGATTTTCTTAATTAAAGCATCAGAAAATCTTCGTATTTTAATTTAAGGAATAGGCAAAGCTGCCAAATAGTTGTGAAAGAACTGGTCAAAGCGCTAGAAAATGACTAGAGTGAAAGACGAAATTTAATCACTAGCAGGTAATAGATAATTAAATTCTCTATTGCTTCAAAGGAATCACTATGATGAATAAAATCAATCAGGTGGCAGTCGTTGGTGGAACCCACGGAAATGAATTAACAGGGGTGTATTTAATTAAAAAATTTGAGCGATTTCCCCAGCTAATTCAACGGTCTAGTTTTGAAACTTTAACTTTATTAGCCAATCCCCAAGCCTTTGCAAAAAATAGGCGTTACATAGATAAAGATTTGAATCGTTGTTTTCTCAATCAAGATTTGCAAAATTCAAGTCTTTCCAGTTATGAGGATGTTCGAGCAAAAACTATCAACCAAATGCTAGGGCCAAAAGGTCAATCTCAGGTAGATATAATTGTAGATTTGCACTCTACAACTACAAACATGGGGTTGAGTATAATCCTGGATACCCAGCATCCTTTCATGATGCGATTAGCTGCTTATCTTTGTTCAATAAATCCCTTAGTTAAGATTTGTTGTCCACAACTTGATCAAGAAAGTTCCTTTCTTAGATCTTTATGTAAATTTGGCTTTGTGATTGAAGTTGGCCCTGTAGCCCAAGGAGTACTAAATGCAGATTTGTATCAGAAAACAGAGCAACTTATTTATACAATTTTAGATTATTTAGAAGCATATAATCAAGGTTTAATTCTATTTGAGCACAGCACATTCACCCTTTTTGAATATATCGAAACTATCGACTATCCCAGAAATGAAAAGGGAGAAATTCAGGCAATGATTCACCCCCATCTTCATTATCGAGACTATAAATCTCTTCATCCTGGTGATCCGATATTCATAACTTTTGACGGGAAAGAAATTTTGTATCAAGGAAAATCAATAGTTTATCCAATTTTTATTAACGAAGCAGCTTATTAC
This Chlorogloeopsis sp. ULAP01 DNA region includes the following protein-coding sequences:
- a CDS encoding mechanosensitive ion channel translates to MNINWQSITQVMGSGLWIRGETFLAQVPTLPPQQDARINAYVQNTFQQVTAFLPRLLGAVLILLIGWLIAAIAAAVTRSLLNRTQLDNRIAAGVMGREEGRELPKVEGVISSIVFWGILLLTIVAVLDTLELRVASQPLNAFLNQIGDFLPRLVGAAIFLAVAWLIASLVKLITIRGLRAFRVDERLNPPPQDADATVRQNRLPLSDTIGNALYWFIFLLFLIPILDTLGLQQALRPVEVLVTEIIAILPNILGAVLIAVAGWFVANIVRRIVTNLLATTGIDNLGSRFGLSRTATVQSLSSIIGTIVYVLILIPVAIAALNTLRIEAISVPAIAMLQQILNALPAIFTAIAILIIAYFVGRFLADLATSILTSIGFNNIFSILGFPSPTRRVVISAEEPTTPTATTRTPSEIAGIVVLVGIMLFATVAAVNILNIPALTVLVTGIVIVLGRILAGLIVFAIGLFLANLAFSIITSSGNAQARILGQITRIAIIILVSAMALQQIGVAPDIVNLAFGLLLGAIAVAIALSFGLGTRDIANQQVREWLDSFKNRG
- a CDS encoding aspartoacylase, translating into MNKINQVAVVGGTHGNELTGVYLIKKFERFPQLIQRSSFETLTLLANPQAFAKNRRYIDKDLNRCFLNQDLQNSSLSSYEDVRAKTINQMLGPKGQSQVDIIVDLHSTTTNMGLSIILDTQHPFMMRLAAYLCSINPLVKICCPQLDQESSFLRSLCKFGFVIEVGPVAQGVLNADLYQKTEQLIYTILDYLEAYNQGLILFEHSTFTLFEYIETIDYPRNEKGEIQAMIHPHLHYRDYKSLHPGDPIFITFDGKEILYQGKSIVYPIFINEAAYYEKGIAMCLTKKQEVTV